A portion of the Calothrix sp. 336/3 genome contains these proteins:
- a CDS encoding DMT family transporter, with product MHQTSGNWRLGLALSLLTVFLWGILPIALSVTLRVLDTYTLVWFRFLAAFGLLAIYLQTQGKLPTRKQLLATSWQLLLIATVFLAANYILFLQGLALTSPANAQVLIQLAPILMGFGGLIIFRERYNLVQWGGIAVLTSGFGLFFHEKLSQSNTISTSLPNNPHNYLLGSGLIVLAAITWAVYALAQKQLLQTLSSANIMLILYGGCTLLFTFFALPQRLFSLDFFHWGMLIFCALNTLIAYGAFAESLEHWEASRVSAVLAITPIVTLFSVWLTSVFLPNLISPDKLTIPGIIGAILVVFGSMLIALGKR from the coding sequence ATGCATCAAACCTCTGGAAACTGGCGTTTAGGGCTGGCATTATCCCTATTAACGGTATTTTTATGGGGAATTCTCCCTATTGCCCTATCTGTCACCCTACGGGTACTAGATACCTATACCCTAGTTTGGTTTCGTTTTCTTGCAGCTTTCGGATTACTAGCAATTTATCTACAAACCCAAGGGAAATTACCCACCCGCAAACAGTTACTCGCGACTTCTTGGCAGTTACTCTTAATCGCTACAGTTTTTCTTGCTGCCAACTATATTTTATTTCTCCAAGGTTTAGCTTTAACATCCCCTGCCAATGCTCAAGTTTTAATTCAGCTAGCACCTATACTGATGGGTTTTGGTGGCTTAATAATTTTTCGTGAGCGCTACAACTTGGTTCAGTGGGGTGGAATTGCTGTTCTTACTTCTGGCTTTGGCTTATTTTTTCATGAAAAATTATCTCAATCTAACACTATCTCTACAAGTTTGCCCAATAATCCCCATAATTATTTACTGGGTAGTGGTTTAATAGTTCTTGCCGCCATTACTTGGGCAGTTTATGCATTAGCCCAAAAACAGCTATTACAAACCTTGTCCTCTGCCAATATTATGCTGATTCTCTACGGAGGATGTACTTTATTGTTCACATTTTTTGCTCTTCCCCAGAGACTTTTCTCCCTTGATTTTTTTCACTGGGGAATGCTAATTTTCTGCGCCCTCAATACCCTAATTGCCTATGGTGCGTTTGCAGAATCTTTAGAACATTGGGAAGCTTCCAGAGTCAGTGCTGTATTAGCTATAACGCCAATTGTGACTTTATTCTCTGTTTGGCTAACATCCGTATTTTTGCCTAATTTAATATCTCCAGATAAATTAACTATTCCGGGAATTATCGGGGCTATCTTAGTTGTATTTGGTTCTATGTTAATTGCCCTAGGAAAACGCTAG
- a CDS encoding alpha/beta hydrolase — protein sequence MKSLFGTWSNTVRKNWLLLVISMLLPTFGVSYSALTAQRIYASYSALQRSISVSTLEKFADTGNVSDDLAVYAQFLKTEQLQELRRVLINPIKVHPVAVSQFLYTQQGEFLLQRLGEVIKTDSREQKPGFHALRSALILAAKEPQGLTLLNIFRKYPSASIHIDLARTLSIAAELERLVTETDRAIATVKQKSNSEAIDIAASLSLAQLPDIRRQGSFAVRKQTLKFLDRGRLLMTDIYLPNTRTPAPVIVISHGIGSDSSNYAYLANHLASHGLGVVVPNHPGSDTKQLRSLLNGSESELAQAEEFYHRPMDVKYILDKIEADPQYKGRLNVQTVGVFGQSFGGYTALALAGAKINFTQLQKDCNPKALKETWNVSLLLQCRAAELQTRNPNREYSFRDTRVKAVIAVNPVTSSIFGQEGLSEINVPVMMMASSDDTVAPALYEQIRPFSWIQSTNKYLVLLTGATHFSVIGNGKTNAGQIGLPSEVVGDDPKQARKYVNTISLPFFQTHVAGVSQYSPFLNAAYAQSISTQPMGMSMIQSLNSNDLARAIAQNSTWKPMNK from the coding sequence ATGAAAAGTTTGTTTGGTACATGGAGCAACACCGTGCGTAAAAATTGGCTGTTGCTTGTTATCTCAATGCTGTTGCCCACCTTTGGAGTCAGTTATTCTGCTCTCACAGCGCAGAGAATTTACGCATCTTATTCTGCATTACAACGTTCGATTTCTGTCAGTACTTTGGAAAAATTTGCTGATACGGGCAATGTCTCTGATGACTTAGCAGTATACGCACAATTTCTGAAAACAGAACAATTGCAAGAATTACGTAGGGTTCTAATCAATCCGATTAAAGTGCATCCCGTGGCAGTTTCCCAATTTCTGTACACCCAACAGGGTGAATTTTTGTTGCAGCGTTTAGGGGAAGTGATTAAAACTGATTCACGGGAACAAAAACCGGGATTTCATGCTTTACGTTCGGCATTAATCCTGGCTGCAAAGGAACCCCAGGGTTTGACTTTGTTAAATATATTTAGAAAGTATCCTAGTGCCAGTATTCATATTGATTTAGCGCGTACTTTGTCGATTGCCGCAGAATTGGAAAGATTAGTTACAGAAACTGATCGGGCGATCGCCACGGTGAAGCAGAAGTCAAATAGTGAAGCTATAGATATTGCTGCATCTCTGAGTTTGGCTCAATTACCTGATATTCGTCGTCAAGGTTCCTTTGCTGTTCGCAAACAGACATTAAAATTTCTGGATCGCGGACGCTTATTAATGACAGATATCTACCTACCCAATACTCGTACACCAGCGCCAGTAATTGTAATTTCCCACGGGATTGGTTCAGATAGTAGTAACTATGCTTACCTGGCTAATCATTTAGCTTCCCACGGTTTGGGTGTAGTTGTTCCTAACCACCCAGGAAGTGATACCAAACAACTGCGATCGCTACTTAATGGTAGTGAAAGTGAGCTTGCCCAAGCTGAAGAGTTTTATCATCGTCCCATGGATGTAAAGTACATCTTGGACAAAATAGAGGCTGATCCACAATACAAAGGACGCTTAAATGTTCAAACAGTGGGAGTTTTTGGACAATCCTTTGGTGGTTATACAGCTCTTGCTCTGGCTGGGGCAAAAATTAACTTCACTCAACTGCAAAAAGACTGTAACCCCAAAGCACTCAAAGAAACCTGGAATGTATCTTTACTGCTTCAGTGTCGCGCAGCAGAACTCCAAACGCGCAACCCCAACCGGGAATACAGCTTTCGAGACACCAGAGTTAAGGCAGTTATAGCTGTCAACCCCGTTACTAGCAGCATCTTTGGGCAAGAGGGATTAAGTGAAATTAATGTTCCTGTGATGATGATGGCTAGTAGTGATGATACTGTAGCCCCAGCGCTATACGAGCAGATTCGTCCTTTTTCTTGGATTCAATCTACCAACAAGTATCTGGTGCTACTGACGGGTGCAACCCATTTTTCTGTGATTGGCAACGGTAAAACCAATGCAGGGCAAATTGGATTACCTTCTGAGGTTGTAGGTGATGACCCTAAGCAGGCTAGGAAGTACGTCAATACCATTAGTTTGCCATTCTTTCAGACCCATGTCGCAGGCGTATCCCAATACTCCCCTTTTCTGAATGCAGCCTATGCTCAAAGTATTTCTACTCAACCTATGGGGATGAGCATGATTCAGTCACTCAATAGTAATGATTTAGCAAGGGCGATCGCCCAAAATTCCACTTGGAAGCCGATGAACAAGTAA
- the tsaD gene encoding tRNA (adenosine(37)-N6)-threonylcarbamoyltransferase complex transferase subunit TsaD: MTTVLAIETSCDETAVAIVNNRKVCSSIVTSQISVHGQYGGVVPEVASRQHLEVVNQAIAQALEQANLGWQDIDGVAATCAPGLVGALLVGLMAGKTLAMLHNKPFLGVHHLEGHIYANYLSEPSLEPPFLSLLVSGGHTSLIHVQDCGVYETLGTTRDDAAGEAFDKVARLLKLGYPGGPIIDKLAQEGNPQAFRLPEGKVSLPQGGYHPYDASFSGLKTAVLRLVQKFEAENQPVPVADIAASFQETVAKALTKRAIACALHHNLSAIAVGGGVAANSALRSHLQAAASQQHIRVFFPPLKYCTDNAAMIACAAAEHLKMGDTSSFSLGVHSRLSLSQIRELYTLS; this comes from the coding sequence ATGACAACCGTTTTAGCAATAGAAACCAGTTGTGACGAAACAGCTGTAGCAATTGTTAACAATCGCAAAGTTTGTAGCAGTATTGTTACGTCGCAAATTTCTGTACATGGGCAGTATGGGGGGGTCGTGCCAGAAGTGGCTTCTCGTCAGCATTTAGAAGTGGTAAATCAGGCGATCGCCCAAGCTTTGGAACAGGCTAATCTTGGTTGGCAAGATATCGACGGTGTTGCAGCTACCTGCGCTCCGGGATTGGTTGGAGCATTGTTAGTAGGGTTAATGGCAGGAAAAACCCTTGCTATGCTGCACAATAAACCCTTTTTGGGAGTACATCACCTGGAAGGGCATATTTACGCTAATTACTTGAGTGAGCCAAGTTTAGAACCTCCCTTTCTCAGCTTACTAGTTTCTGGAGGACATACGAGCTTAATCCATGTCCAAGATTGTGGTGTATACGAAACTTTGGGAACAACCCGTGATGATGCTGCTGGGGAAGCCTTTGACAAGGTGGCACGCTTACTGAAATTGGGTTATCCAGGGGGACCAATCATTGATAAATTAGCCCAGGAGGGAAACCCCCAAGCCTTTCGCCTCCCGGAAGGTAAAGTTTCCTTGCCCCAGGGTGGTTATCATCCCTACGATGCCAGCTTTAGTGGTTTAAAAACGGCAGTACTGAGATTAGTACAAAAGTTTGAAGCAGAAAATCAACCAGTTCCTGTGGCTGATATTGCCGCCAGTTTTCAGGAAACCGTTGCAAAAGCCTTGACAAAGAGAGCGATCGCCTGTGCTTTGCATCATAATTTGTCGGCGATCGCTGTGGGTGGAGGTGTCGCGGCTAATAGTGCTTTGAGAAGTCATTTACAAGCAGCAGCCAGCCAACAACACATCCGTGTCTTTTTTCCACCCCTGAAATACTGTACCGACAACGCTGCTATGATTGCCTGTGCTGCCGCAGAACACCTCAAAATGGGTGACACTTCATCTTTTTCCCTTGGTGTCCATTCTCGGCTTTCTCTGAGCCAAATCAGAGAACTCTATACATTAAGCTAG
- the eis gene encoding enhanced intracellular survival protein Eis: MTPDFQYDVPNSPEDRQKLQKILEQCYICTPKESEDFVTKTGVDKFRIFRHNQEIIGGLASIPMGQWWGGETVPMVGIAAVGVTPEHRNGGVAIALMQQTLQELYHQGVPLSCLYPATQYLYRQVGYEQGGTATTWEIDTNDIRIKQRSLPVLPLLEINHQVLNNLYTQQAQRNNGNLNRDFTPLLWERLLEVEKNETVYTYLIGEPDKPQGYVIFHQYWQQDNCILKIRDFAVLTLAAAESLWSFLASHRSQVKKIRWKSSIVDSFSLVLAEQAAKIQHTERWMLRIINLVAALEKRGYPPELTTELHLQVEDDLLTANNGEFILAIANGKGKVTTGGKGDLHLDIRGLAPLYTGLFTPQVLQVAGKIQGTPQALHTAEQIFTRTSPWMSDYF, from the coding sequence ATGACTCCAGATTTTCAGTATGACGTGCCTAATAGTCCAGAAGATAGACAAAAATTACAGAAAATCCTCGAACAGTGTTACATTTGCACCCCGAAAGAGAGTGAAGATTTTGTTACAAAAACTGGTGTAGACAAATTCCGAATTTTTAGACACAACCAAGAAATTATCGGTGGATTAGCCAGTATTCCCATGGGACAGTGGTGGGGTGGTGAAACCGTACCGATGGTAGGAATTGCCGCAGTGGGTGTAACTCCCGAACATCGAAACGGGGGAGTAGCGATCGCCTTGATGCAGCAGACTCTGCAAGAACTTTATCACCAGGGTGTACCCCTCTCCTGCCTATACCCAGCTACTCAGTATTTATATAGGCAAGTAGGCTATGAACAGGGGGGAACAGCCACAACTTGGGAAATAGACACCAATGATATTCGCATTAAACAGCGATCGCTGCCTGTTCTTCCCCTTCTAGAAATTAATCACCAAGTACTGAATAATTTATATACTCAGCAAGCACAGCGAAATAATGGTAATTTAAACCGCGACTTTACACCGCTTCTATGGGAAAGATTACTGGAAGTGGAGAAGAATGAAACAGTTTATACTTATTTAATTGGTGAGCCAGATAAACCCCAAGGATACGTGATATTTCATCAATATTGGCAACAGGATAACTGTATTCTGAAGATTCGAGACTTTGCTGTGCTTACCCTTGCTGCTGCTGAGAGTCTGTGGTCATTTTTAGCCAGTCATCGCTCCCAAGTCAAGAAAATTCGCTGGAAAAGTTCCATTGTTGACTCCTTTTCTCTAGTACTTGCAGAACAAGCAGCTAAAATTCAACATACAGAACGCTGGATGTTACGAATAATCAATTTGGTGGCAGCTTTAGAAAAACGGGGATATCCTCCAGAACTTACCACAGAGCTACATTTACAAGTTGAAGATGACTTACTCACAGCCAATAATGGTGAATTTATCTTAGCGATCGCCAATGGTAAGGGAAAAGTCACAACCGGTGGGAAAGGAGATTTACATCTTGATATTCGTGGTCTCGCACCCCTGTATACTGGATTATTCACCCCTCAAGTTTTACAGGTAGCAGGCAAAATCCAGGGCACACCACAAGCTTTACACACAGCAGAGCAAATCTTTACAAGAACATCTCCCTGGATGTCAGATTACTTCTAG
- the psaJ gene encoding photosystem I reaction center subunit IX — translation MDKQSYFVKFLSTAPVITTIWLFITAGILIEFNRFFPDLLFHPMP, via the coding sequence ATGGACAAGCAAAGCTATTTTGTGAAGTTTCTCAGCACTGCTCCTGTGATTACAACCATCTGGCTGTTTATCACCGCAGGCATTTTAATTGAATTCAATCGTTTCTTCCCCGATTTACTATTCCATCCCATGCCATAA
- a CDS encoding photosystem I reaction center subunit III, which produces MGRLFALILAVCLWFNFAPPAQALGADLVPCSDSPAFQQRAASARNTTADPESGKKRFERYSQALCGPEGLPHLIVDGRLERAGDFLIPSVLFLYITGWIGWVGRAYLIAIRKGSDAEQKEIQIDVSLALPLMLSGFAWPAAALKELVSGELTADDSEITVSPR; this is translated from the coding sequence ATGGGACGTTTGTTTGCTCTAATTTTAGCCGTTTGTCTTTGGTTCAATTTCGCTCCTCCCGCGCAAGCTTTAGGAGCCGATTTAGTACCATGCAGCGATTCTCCTGCTTTCCAGCAAAGAGCCGCTTCTGCTCGGAACACCACTGCTGACCCCGAATCTGGGAAAAAGCGCTTTGAACGCTATTCTCAAGCCCTCTGTGGTCCAGAAGGTCTGCCTCACCTAATTGTTGATGGTCGCTTAGAGCGTGCTGGTGATTTCTTGATCCCCAGTGTACTCTTCCTCTACATCACAGGTTGGATTGGTTGGGTAGGTCGTGCTTACCTGATTGCTATCCGTAAAGGTTCAGATGCCGAACAAAAAGAAATTCAAATCGATGTATCTTTGGCTCTGCCCTTGATGCTATCTGGTTTTGCTTGGCCCGCAGCTGCTCTGAAGGAATTAGTTTCTGGTGAATTGACTGCCGACGATTCTGAAATTACCGTTTCACCTCGCTAG
- a CDS encoding photosystem I reaction center subunit XI has protein sequence MAQSTDPRNAEVVFPLGGDPQLGNLETPINSSPVIKWFIGNLPAYRPGLTPFRRGLEVGMAHGYLLFGPFSLLGPLRNAPNSDLVGLFGAAGLIVLLTACLSLYANSNPGKALPSVTVPTVPDAFTSKEGWNNFASAFLVGGIGGAITAYFLTINLELIRGLLG, from the coding sequence ATGGCGCAATCAACAGATCCTCGAAATGCAGAAGTTGTTTTCCCACTGGGAGGAGACCCACAGCTAGGGAATTTAGAAACCCCGATTAACTCTTCTCCTGTAATTAAATGGTTCATTGGTAACTTACCAGCCTATCGCCCTGGCTTGACACCTTTCAGACGGGGATTAGAAGTTGGTATGGCTCATGGTTACTTACTTTTCGGTCCTTTCTCTCTCCTAGGACCCCTACGGAATGCACCTAATTCTGACCTAGTGGGATTATTTGGAGCTGCTGGCTTAATTGTACTTCTGACAGCTTGCTTATCCCTATATGCTAATAGCAATCCTGGTAAAGCTTTGCCTAGCGTCACAGTACCCACAGTTCCCGATGCTTTCACTTCTAAGGAAGGTTGGAATAATTTTGCCAGTGCTTTCTTAGTTGGTGGTATTGGTGGAGCTATCACAGCTTATTTCCTAACTATCAACCTAGAATTAATCCGAGGGTTGTTAGGTTAA
- a CDS encoding tetratricopeptide repeat protein → MIQLRKQKIFQILILSLLSFLTITSGKVYSQTPKTTPSPDSIQKIADNLAIIDKSFTSIAFFLAKALIALLSILVIHRIILLVTYRSSQLVIDNFTNATGAEELDAVLPGLSQIAREKLIRQMKYLHLRVKQHIIKIAPNVYRPTDKLPLPRTTPDQRLGDLVNSLNEFTPDELDPVVQLLKVIFPPYGTKVSGILQSQGDDHRVIGITFEITDIEGRVASQLYTIWESSLSKTEETGDDKSQLALKDRFRRLLPTATRWLAVELARREMIASVPFIFVGQTRKHYLGKIYNFFGVLNQANAQTHGSFFYNLAIEDLELAVELDPDWYQAYDNLAETYSFLGRDTKGIKSINAYQKAIAHYEQALQHAKNPATKCRLRLGKAITQLLTGNKIWIEAARQEIQNLETEIDPTNNKLNYRLLYYFACWYAITASVERSSLANSLGVTPPGETSALRYLSYSLARETNPDFWEWTEKDPDLAAIRSHIPLIKSALSQKLQQQPELSTLTGEKFAQTITEVLQAVNK, encoded by the coding sequence ATGATACAGCTGAGAAAGCAAAAAATTTTTCAAATACTGATTTTATCGTTGTTGAGTTTCTTAACAATTACTTCGGGTAAGGTATATTCCCAAACTCCTAAAACTACACCTAGTCCCGATTCTATCCAGAAAATTGCGGATAATTTGGCGATTATCGATAAAAGTTTTACCAGTATTGCCTTCTTTCTCGCAAAAGCGCTGATTGCCTTATTAAGTATCCTAGTAATTCATCGAATTATTTTACTGGTTACCTATCGCTCTTCCCAATTGGTAATTGATAATTTTACAAATGCTACAGGTGCAGAGGAATTAGATGCGGTTCTCCCAGGTTTAAGCCAAATCGCACGGGAAAAGCTCATACGTCAGATGAAATATTTGCATCTACGTGTTAAGCAACATATTATCAAAATCGCTCCCAATGTCTATCGACCCACAGATAAATTACCCTTACCCCGAACTACACCTGATCAGAGATTAGGTGATTTGGTAAATTCCCTGAATGAGTTTACACCCGATGAGTTAGATCCCGTAGTGCAATTATTGAAAGTGATTTTTCCCCCCTACGGGACAAAGGTTAGTGGAATTTTACAGAGTCAAGGTGATGATCATCGGGTAATTGGGATTACCTTTGAAATTACTGATATTGAAGGTCGAGTTGCCTCCCAGCTATATACAATTTGGGAATCATCCCTATCTAAAACTGAAGAAACTGGTGATGATAAATCCCAACTTGCTCTCAAAGATCGTTTTCGTCGTCTTTTACCCACAGCTACTCGCTGGTTAGCAGTGGAACTTGCTCGACGGGAAATGATTGCTTCTGTACCTTTTATCTTTGTTGGTCAGACACGTAAACATTATCTGGGGAAAATTTATAATTTTTTCGGTGTTCTCAATCAAGCTAACGCTCAGACCCACGGTAGTTTTTTTTACAATTTAGCGATTGAAGATTTAGAACTAGCAGTAGAGCTAGACCCCGATTGGTATCAAGCCTATGATAATTTAGCGGAAACCTATAGTTTTCTTGGTCGGGATACAAAAGGTATAAAAAGTATCAACGCCTATCAAAAGGCGATCGCCCACTATGAGCAAGCATTACAACACGCGAAAAACCCCGCAACCAAATGTCGTTTACGTTTAGGAAAAGCCATTACTCAACTACTTACAGGCAATAAAATTTGGATCGAGGCAGCAAGACAAGAAATTCAAAACCTGGAAACAGAAATTGATCCCACCAACAATAAACTCAATTATCGTTTGTTATATTATTTTGCTTGCTGGTACGCGATCACCGCTTCGGTGGAGCGTAGCTCTCTCGCCAACTCTCTAGGAGTCACACCCCCAGGAGAAACCTCTGCTCTGCGCTATCTCAGCTATAGTTTGGCAAGGGAAACTAACCCAGATTTTTGGGAATGGACGGAAAAAGACCCCGATTTAGCTGCAATTCGTTCTCATATTCCCCTTATCAAGTCAGCACTATCACAAAAATTACAACAACAACCAGAACTTTCTACCCTCACAGGAGAAAAGTTTGCCCAAACCATCACAGAAGTTCTGCAAGCAGTTAATAAGTAG
- a CDS encoding DUF3318 domain-containing protein: MESNVEIRRLIDIMPASGRMMAKIVSKPEQAKVIDANFPLPWNRERPVYINFDLWRRLTKPQRDLLLLRMVCWVVGIKWFKPDIYQGVAIAGILGGFVESSQSDAVGIVVAAGLSTLAIARIWTKNRSQESEIDADVGAIRIAQRRGYAEAEAAESLLSAIEAVAYIEKRPGLTFTELIRCQNLRAIAGLSSQNIPQGYE; encoded by the coding sequence ATGGAGTCGAACGTAGAAATTCGCCGTTTAATAGACATTATGCCTGCTTCTGGTCGCATGATGGCGAAAATTGTCAGCAAACCAGAGCAAGCAAAGGTGATAGATGCTAACTTTCCTTTACCTTGGAATCGAGAGCGTCCTGTATATATTAATTTTGACCTGTGGCGACGATTAACGAAACCACAACGAGATTTATTATTGCTGAGAATGGTTTGTTGGGTTGTGGGGATTAAATGGTTTAAACCAGATATTTATCAAGGTGTTGCCATTGCAGGAATTTTGGGGGGTTTTGTGGAATCTTCCCAAAGTGATGCAGTGGGTATTGTGGTAGCTGCGGGACTTTCCACCTTGGCGATCGCTCGCATTTGGACAAAAAACCGTTCCCAAGAATCAGAAATTGATGCTGATGTTGGGGCAATTCGCATTGCTCAACGTCGGGGTTATGCGGAAGCAGAAGCTGCTGAGTCTTTGTTATCTGCGATTGAAGCAGTTGCTTACATTGAAAAACGCCCTGGTTTAACTTTTACCGAACTTATTCGCTGTCAAAACCTGAGGGCGATCGCTGGTCTTTCGTCACAAAATATACCTCAGGGGTATGAATAG
- the remA gene encoding extracellular matrix/biofilm regulator RemA yields MDIQLINIGFGNIVSANRVVAIVSPESAPIKRIITDARDRGQLVDATYGRRTRAVIITDSSHVILSAIQPETVANRFVLSREHHTVDN; encoded by the coding sequence ATGGACATCCAGCTAATCAACATCGGTTTTGGTAACATCGTGTCTGCCAACCGAGTCGTTGCCATTGTCAGTCCAGAATCTGCCCCCATCAAACGGATAATTACCGATGCTAGGGATAGAGGTCAGTTAGTTGATGCGACCTATGGTCGTCGTACTAGAGCGGTGATTATCACTGATTCTAGTCATGTTATTCTTTCAGCCATTCAGCCGGAAACTGTAGCAAATCGTTTTGTTCTCTCTCGTGAACACCATACTGTAGATAATTAA
- the gmk gene encoding guanylate kinase has protein sequence MMQVLPIQSAATTTKNPSVGRLIVLTGPSGVGKGTLMRSLLRCHPDLYYSVSATTRSPRPGEIDGKHYYFITRSKFEKLVAAGEFLEWAEFAGNYYGTPKEAVFNQIQSGKTVVLEIELEGARQIRKSFPGALSIFLLPPSFDELEKRIRGRGQDAEEAIARRLQRAQAEINAANEFDLQIVNDDLNVALQSIESALFV, from the coding sequence ATGATGCAAGTCTTACCGATCCAGAGTGCTGCTACTACCACCAAAAATCCATCTGTAGGCAGACTAATTGTATTGACCGGTCCAAGTGGTGTTGGCAAGGGAACTTTAATGCGATCGCTACTTCGATGTCATCCGGATCTATATTACTCCGTATCTGCCACTACCCGCTCTCCTCGTCCTGGAGAAATTGACGGCAAACACTACTACTTTATCACTCGTAGCAAGTTTGAAAAGTTAGTGGCGGCTGGAGAGTTTCTGGAATGGGCAGAATTTGCAGGCAATTATTACGGTACCCCGAAGGAAGCCGTATTTAATCAGATTCAATCTGGTAAGACAGTTGTACTAGAGATTGAACTAGAAGGGGCAAGACAAATTCGCAAGTCCTTTCCTGGAGCTTTGAGTATTTTCCTATTACCCCCAAGTTTTGACGAATTAGAGAAGCGAATCCGTGGTCGGGGACAAGATGCAGAAGAGGCGATCGCCCGACGCTTACAACGCGCTCAAGCAGAAATTAATGCTGCCAATGAGTTTGATTTACAAATAGTCAATGATGATTTAAATGTTGCCTTGCAATCTATTGAATCCGCTCTATTTGTATAA
- a CDS encoding SDR family oxidoreductase yields MDKKIVLITGASSGIGAACARIFAGAGAKLILAARRWQRLQELAQELTAQYGDDLQLHLLQLDVRDRLAVESTIKNLPQEWADIDVLINNAGLSRGLDKLHAGDFQDWEEMIDTNIKGLLYLTRYVVPGMVERDRGHVINIGSIAGHQTYPGGNVYCGTKAAVKAISEGLKLDLVGTPIKVTSVDPGMVETEFSQVRFHGDSDRASQVYQGLTPLTADDIADVVFFCATRPNHVNINEVILMPVDQASATLVHRKSII; encoded by the coding sequence ATGGACAAAAAAATAGTTCTAATTACTGGTGCTAGTAGTGGTATTGGTGCTGCTTGTGCGCGGATTTTCGCTGGTGCGGGAGCTAAATTAATTTTAGCGGCTCGGCGTTGGCAACGATTGCAGGAATTAGCCCAGGAATTAACCGCTCAGTATGGAGATGATTTGCAGTTACATCTTTTACAGTTAGATGTGCGCGATCGCTTGGCGGTAGAATCAACAATTAAAAATCTTCCCCAGGAATGGGCTGATATTGATGTTTTGATTAATAATGCTGGTTTAAGTCGCGGTTTAGACAAACTCCACGCAGGGGATTTTCAAGACTGGGAAGAAATGATTGATACCAATATCAAGGGTTTATTATACCTGACTCGGTATGTAGTTCCGGGAATGGTAGAGCGCGATCGCGGTCATGTAATTAATATTGGTTCTATTGCTGGTCATCAAACTTATCCCGGTGGTAACGTCTATTGTGGGACAAAAGCAGCTGTTAAAGCCATTTCTGAAGGCTTAAAACTGGATTTAGTGGGAACTCCCATTAAAGTCACCTCCGTGGATCCAGGGATGGTAGAAACAGAATTTAGTCAAGTGCGCTTCCATGGTGACAGCGATCGCGCCAGTCAAGTTTACCAAGGACTCACTCCCCTGACAGCCGATGACATCGCGGATGTAGTCTTTTTCTGTGCCACCCGTCCCAATCATGTGAATATCAATGAAGTAATTCTGATGCCTGTAGACCAGGCTAGCGCGACTCTGGTACATCGTAAAAGCATAATCTGA